The nucleotide sequence TTAGCTTAACTGAAATAAGGTAAAGCTGAATTTGGAGCAAACGACAAACCAGCGTAATAGCAAGTAATTAAGATAAAGTGTTAGCACAGCACACAAGGCAAACTCTGTGTGGGAATGAGGCAATAAATGCCTGGACTGCGATTAGAAGCCTTGTTAGTGGATTTAGCCATAAAGGTTCGGGGTAGCGCCCCATGATGAAACCGAATATACGTGCACTTGCATAAACTCTTATTATCTTAAACCACTTGTGTTACAGGGGGAGTCCATATACATTCCCACGCAGGAGATGTATGGACTCCCGGCTCCCTCAGGAGTAGCGTAATAAGCGACCAAACTTTTACAAAAGGAGTCCATACATGAAATATTCTACCGTTATTGCTATTGACCTTGCAAAGAGTGTTTTTCAGGTCTGTAAGATGAATTTCGATGGCAAGATTATTTTTAATCGAGAAATGAGCCGTAAGAAACTGCTGGAATTTTTAGCCAGGGAAAAAGCAACACTGGTAGCAATGGAGTCATGCAGTACAACCAACTATTGGGCTCGATATGCTAAAGAGCAAGGGCATGAAGTGAAGGCTATTGCCCCACGTCGGGCAGCTGCATTCAGGCAGGGCCAAAAAACCGATGCCAATGACGCTATTGCCATTGCTATCGCAGCTACGCAATCTCAAATAAAATCCTGTCGCATACCAACCGTTGAAGAGCAGTGTCAGCAATCCATCGTTCATATGCGAGATCTACTGGTTAGGCAGAAGGTAAGTATAAGTAATCAACTGCGTTCCTATTTACTGGAGTTTGGCATTCCGATCACTAAAGGTGATAAAGCATTGAGAGAAGCCATTCCTTATGTTCTTGAGGACGCTGATAACGGATTAACCGGCCAGTTTAGAGCTTGCCTGAGTCAGATGTATGAGCAGTTTATAAATTTGATAGAGCAAGTAGAAGCTTTTACACAACAACTACAGCAGTCAATAGCGCAAGATAAAGTGTGCAGGCGGTTACAAGCTCTGGAGGGGGTTGGCCCAGTATGCTCAGTTTTATTAAAAGTAGCGTTAGGCCAGGCAGAGCATTTTAGTAAGGGTAGAGAAGCTTCAGCTTGTCTGGGGTTAACACCCGTTCAACACAGTAGTGGTGGTAAACAGAAAATAGGTTCTATCGCTAAAAAGTGTGGTCACAACATGTTGCGTAGTGCACTCTTTCGAGGAGCCTTAACAGTTGTGTGTAAACTGGAAAAACGAGAAGCCCGGACAGGAAAAGAGCAATGGCTTAAAGATCTGACCACAAGGCGAGGCAAAAAAGTTGCAGCTATTGCTTTGGCAAATAAAACGGTGAGAACGGCTCTTGCCATGATAAAAAGTGATGAGGAATATAAGCCACAACCACTTGTGGCTTAATACCAGGTTAGTCAAAAAGAACGTAAGAACAAACAGGTAAGACCAACCTTCAAGAGACTGGCCCATGCTCAGGTAGAAACTACCGTGCGGGAGATAAAGTCATGAAGGTGCGAATACATCGAAGAGGCCGAGGTAGCTCCTCAGTTAGAGCCCGTATATAAGCAAGCATCTGACCTCTGTTCTAATAAACTTTTTGACAACACCCGGGAGTCCATATAAGCATGGGAACGAGAGGCTGTACACTAACGGTACTTTTTGGGAAAGCCTTCCAACAAACACTTTCCCAGGAACCAGGGCCCAATAACCCTGGTCCCCTCCCGCAACGGGAATTAGCAAGCCTTATAGATAACCTTATTACCCGCAAGCTGCTCTTTAACTACAAGGTTTTCTTCCAGAAGCTTCTTCAGCGCACCTGTCGCCCAGGATGCTGCTTTTGCGTCTTCCTGACCCGCTTCAAGGCCGATACCTTTAGGGTTGATACCTTCAGCATTCTTAGCAACGATATCCAGTACCTGCTGCTGCTTTGGAGTCAGAGATACTTCTGCTTTTTTCGCTACTGATTCAACTTTCTCTGCAACCACTTTTTCAGCTACCGCAGCAGTTTTCTTTTCTGCCTGTGGAGTAACCAGTTTAGTGCCAACAGTTAATTTCAGACGCTTTTGCAGTTTCATCTGCACTTTACGTTTATGAGCAAGTCTCATTTAATTTGATTCCTTCATTTGCCGCACTCATAGCAGCACTTAAAAATACAAAGCGCGTTTTATACCAAAATTTGGGAAGGATTTGTAGTTATTGAGGGAAATATAAACATAAAAAATCAATACAACGGCATCTCATCCGCTACAAACGGATTACTGGCTCTTTCCCGGCCAAAAGTCGAAGAAGGCCCGTGTCCCGGTACAAACTCAACATCGTTGCCCAGAGGCCAGAGTTTAGTTTTAATTGAATCAATCAGCGTATTAAAGTCGCCTTTCGGGAAATCGGTACGGCCGATACCGCCGTTAAACAGAACGTCACCGACAAACGCCAGTTTTGCTTCTTCGCTGTAGAAAACAACGTGACCCGGCGTGTGGCCCGGCGTGTGAATTACCTTCATTGACTGATTGCCGAAAGTCACTTCATCTCCCTCAACCAGCCACTGGTTTGGCTCAAATGCAGTAGTCAGAGGAAAACCAAACATCTGGCTCTGCCCTTCCAGGCCCTGCAGCCAGAAGTTGTCGTCTTTATGCGGGCCAACGATTTGTGCGCTTTCCATTTCTGCCAGACGTTCCGTACCGCCAACATGGTCAAGGTGACCATGAGTCAGCAAAAGGGTTTCGACTTCAACACCGAGCTCTTTAATGAGTGCAGAAAGCTGCTTTTCATCACCACCCGGATCGATAACCACACCTTTCATGGTCTCATCACACCAGACGATAGAACAGTTTTGCGCAAATGAAGTAACGGGAACGACTTTGTATTTTAAACTCATAACTTTGCTCGGGTTATTTTTGAAGAGAGAAGACTATGACATCAGAGACCAAACAAGTAAAGGGGCGCATTTAGCGCCCCTTCAATGAATCAGTATTAAATTACCAGAACCTTACACGACCGGTATCAATATGAACAAAGTTACTTTTCTCATAATAGCCCACACCGCCCGCTTTCTGCGCCAGTGCGACTTTTTGCACCTTCTTTAAGTCAACACCCGGGATACGGAAGTCGATGGCTTTACCGCGCATATGCATGCTCTTCTTTGCTACACCGCCTGATTTAGCTGCCAGCATTTCATTAGTCGCCGGAGAGCGGTAGCCTGAGATAATCTGAATTTCAGCAGTGGTGCCAAGCTGGTTTCTGATATTGTCTAACTGAACCAGAAGACGTTTATCGATAGGGAATACTTCGTTGCGACGGAAATCTCTGCAAAGGCGTGCAATATCGTCCAGCGCTTCTTCAACGAAATTTTCGCCATCGAAAAAGCAGGTTTTTAGTCTTTCACCGGTATGCAGGTTATTAAGACTGATTTCGCGAGGGATCATCTGGCTTTTATCCACTGATGATGCCAATACAATACTTGGGGCGATTGATGCTAAAGCTACACTTCCTGTTGTAAGCTTTAAGAAGTTACGTCTGCTCAGCATGAGTACACAACCTTTTAAGTTACAAATCTGTCAGGAATAAAAGGTATAGTATATTATTTAACCAGTCAACAATTAGTTGGTCATTTACAACCACTTTTTTACAACTTATTGATAGTTCGATAAAATAACTGAGAAATCTTCTTTATTATTTAGCTCACCTTTTCGCATATCATACTCGTATACATCTTTGCGATAATTTATATAGCCCGATTGATACCAGGCAGTCTGATAAATAATGGATACCGGGATAGACTTTTTCATAGGGATCGACACTTTTTCATTGCTCTCTTTCACCTCAATAAGGTCGGATTTGATTCCCTGAGTCTCCAGAAGAATGCTGGCAAACTTCTCTGCATGCTGAATCCTGATACAGCCGGAGCTGTAAGTTCTGGTGTCGGTATCAAACAGGTATTTTGAAGGAGTGTCGTGCAGATAGATCGCATGATTATTTGGCGTATTAAATTTGTAATACCCCAGCGCATTACGCGCCCCCGCATCCTGACGAACCTGATAGGGAAAGTAGGTATCCTCGGTATAGTTTTGCCACTCTATGGTGGTGGGGTCGACTTCCTCACCGTCATAACCATTTTTCAGAATCTTAAAATGGAAGTTCTCAAGGTATGTCAGGTCATGTTGTATCTTAGGGAGCAGATCTTCATAGAAAATTTTTTTCGGCACATTCCAGGTTGGATTCACCACCATAGAATAAAGCCGGATATTCATTATTGGTGTTTTGCGCTCCTGTTGTCCCACAATCACTTTGGCGCTGAACACAGGTTCGCCTTCATGCCAGTAAGAAAGATTAAACCCCGGTACATTCACCACAATAAGCGAGTCACGTTTCTTTGGTACCAGCCGGGCCCTTTCTGCATTGATTGCCAGCGATCTCAGCCTGTCCTCAAGCGGGAAATTAAGCCAGCCCAGCGTATTTTCGCCAATGATCCCGTCCACTTTTATCCCGTGCTGTTTCTGGAATGCCTTAACGACCCGCTCAAGTGGTTTGTCGAATAAACGGTTTTCTCTGTTCACCGCAGAAATATCCATCCCCGCAACTTCCAGCCGGTTTAAAAGCTCCGGCTTACTTTTCAGCGCATCCCCTTTTCGCTTTAACCCGCGCTGATGATAAACACCGGTGTCCCCCAACCCGATAAAATGGATCAGATCTTTCGCCGCACTCTGGTAATAATCAAAATTTGGTGGCGCAAAACTGTGTATGTACTGTTCTAACTTCTGCCCGTTAATCGCATTCACCAGAGCCTGAAAATCCTTGGTATCAAACCCGCTCAGAGGTTGGCTCACCGGCGCTGTGTAATACCAGCTGCCGCCCTCAGCAGCAGCGGATTTCACATAAGAGACGTAATTTATCAGCGTATCCGTCGCCAGAATATCGTAGGAAAACATGTCATGCTGAAGCCGGTACATGCGTAGCTTTTCATAACGCTTTGAAAAGTCCGGGCTGATATTGGAGTAATAGAGAAAAGAGAGCTGAGCTTCTAACTGCTGCGAAGCTTGCGGAGAAAACCAGATAAACTGAAAATCACGCTGCCGGTAGAGCGCACCAAGATGGTCACGGTTAACCAGGGTAGCGTCCAGCGGACTGTTTCTTACTACCCAGTTTTGCTGGTAAAAATCTTCAAAAGCATGTGCTGTAAGGGAAAACAGCAATGTTATTAACACTATATAAAATCTTCTCACTTTTTACCCCTCACACAACACGCACTGCCCAAAGCAAATTGAGGCTATCCGGATATATTAAATTATGGCAAATAATTTATGGGAGGAAGGAATAATTCGGGGAAGATTTATTAAATTTGAAATGATTCGTATAAAAAGTCATGCGATTCCTGAGCTCGGGATACGGTCATGCAGACTCAAAGCTTGTCATTCCCGCGAAGGCCTGACTCTTCTACACAAATATTAAAGTGACCAAAGAACGGTTCTCCCCCTTGAGTGAAGAAGCCTAACTGGTTGATAAAGCTAATAGAAGGGGGAGTTAGAGGGGGTTGGTTATACAAAAGTTAACTAAATCGTAGAACCTTAAACCGCTAAGCAACAACCCCTCCCTGCCTCCCCTTCGATGCTACTTCTTCGAAAATCCGTCCTTTCGAGGCTAAGGGGAGGAGCATTCTTTGGCTCCTTAAACTTGTGTATAAGAGTCAAGCGAAGGCGGGAATCTTATCAAAGCGCGTTGTAGAGTGTGTGGCTATTTCTTACTTTACAGCGCGTTGACAGTAGATCCCGGATAAAAGCTCCGCAATTTCCGGGATGACCGGGAAAGCTCAGCGTTCACGTATATTCGTCATTCCCTGCAGAACAGGGAAACGAGAAATTCGGGATTAATCAATATCTAACTGATGCTTACCGTGTGACACTTTCGCCTTCAGGTAATTCTCATTGCCGTCTTTTACGTGCGCTATGGTATGAATCACTTCTTCGATTTCAATACCAAGCTCTTTCAGATCATTGATTTTTTTCGGATTGTTCGTCACCAGGCGAATCTTAGTAATACCAAGTGCCTTCAGCATCATGGATGCATCGGTAAAGTCACGCAGATCATCACCAAAACCCAGGTGGTTGTTTGCTTCGTATGTGTTCATACCCTGGCTTTGCAGCGTATAGGCGTCAATTTTGTTATACAGCCCGATACCGCGTCCTTCCTGGCGCAAATAAAGAATAATCCCGCCTTCCTGGCCCATCTTATTGATGGTCTCATCAAGCTGCTCTCCGCAGTCACAGCGGGAAGAATGGAATACATCCCCGGTCAGGCACTCTGAATGCATACGAACTAAAGGGGTTTTCTCTGATTGGTCGGCAGATTTAAAAATCAGAGCCACGTGCTCTTTATCGCTTTTTAAACCGCTGAATGACAGGATTTCAGCGTCGATGTCGCTTTTCAATCCTACTTTTAATGCTACTCTGGCGCGGACTTCAGCCATATTTATTGCTCACTATTTCCGAATGCTTTAATGATTGGGACTTTGTATGGAAAATTCAAGGTCGGAATCAGAATTGATGGCTGTTATGTTATAACAAAACCATCAATTATCAACCTACAGAAAGTAAGGAAATCAAGCAGTTCAGTTTTTGCGGGAAACGCTCTTAACCGCAACGACCACACCGATAACCAACAGCAGCAAAGGAAGGAACCACAATACATAGGTTCTGGATGAAACCACCGGGTCATAAAGCACAAACTCGCCAAAACGTTGCGTCATATACTCCACAATTTCCTCTTCAGAATCACCGGCTTTGACCATCTCAAAAACCCGAAGGCGTAAATCCTTCGCCACCGGAGAGTTAGACTCTATCAGGTTCTGATTCTGGCACTGCGGACATCTTAGCTGACGGGCCAGCTCTGTCGCCTGCATCCGCTGCTCTTCACTGTCAAACTCAAACAGATCCGCTTTAATCGCAATCTCTTTATTACTGTCATAGAAAATCTGAGAATCAACGGACTGCTCAGCAGAAGCAGTAAAGGTAAGCGTCAGGATAAAAATCTGAACAAAAAACAGAATGGCTTTGCGCATTATCTTGCCTCTTTCATCATAGGGACAAACTGCTCATCCCAGACTTTCCTATCCAGAACACCGCTAAAACGGGTGAGTATCTTTCCATCAGGACTGATGAGAAAAGTTTCAGGCGCACCGATAACGCCGAGATCCAGCGCCAGCGAACCCTGATGGTCATAAAGGGTAAACTGATACGGGCTGCTTAGTTCATCAAGCACCTTTAATGCATCTTTACGTTGATCACGGTAATTAACCCCGTAGATAAGCACGCCCTGATTTTTCAGCTCAATCAGAAAACCATGCTCTTCCCTGCACGCTGCGCACCATGAAGCCCAGACATTAAGCAGCGAATATTTTCCCGGCAGTACGTCTTTTGTTTGCCTTTCAACCGACGGTTCCGCTAAATCCTGAAGCGTAAATTCAGGCACAGGCTGATTAAGCATGGCCTGGTTGGACGCTGTTACATCGCCCTCCAGTGCATAAATAAACGCCCCGAATACCACGGCGATAACCAGCGCGAAAATACCCAGTTTCATTTTTGAATTGCTTTTACTGTCCGACATTTACAACCTTCAGATCTTTTCTGGTGAAAAGCCCAAGTCCACCACCAATAACCATGAGTATGCCACCGAACCAGAGCCACATCACGTACGCTTTATACTGAATACGCACAGCAAAACTCCCATCCTTCAGCTTTTCGCCCAGAGTAATATACAAGTCACCATGCCAGTAATTTTTTATGCCCGGCTCAGTCATATTCATCACCCGTACCGCGTAATGGCGTCGCTCGGGAATCACATACAAACCGCCGTTTACCTTCATATGCGCCCTTTCTGCCGTATAGTTTGGTCCGACAAACAGCTCCAGCTGTTCAAAGTCCAGATCAAAGCGGCTGAAGACAACCTCACTCCCCTCGGCCATTTTGGCGCTGGTTTCCACAGAGTGATAAGCGTTCATGGAAGAGCCGACTGCAGCAATAGCTACGCCAAGGTGAGCAAGCAACATAGGCAGTACTTTCAGACGTATGGCATTATCCGGAAGTCTGAGTAAACGCAGAATCAGCGTCAGCACAACAAAAGATGAAAGTGACCACGTCACAAGCGGCATCATCTCAGTTTGTGCATATTGAGCACGGTATAAGACAAACCCTAAAATCAGTGAAGCAGCAATCAAAATGCCCAGCAGTTTTGATTTAGCTGCCGGCGCTTTTTCCTCCCCCCAGTTTAACCAGGGAGCAACCGCCATCAGCAGCAGGGCAACAAAGGTAAGCGGTGCAAACAAGGCGTTGAAATATGGCGCACCTACCGAGATTTTACCCAGCCCGAAAAGCTGGAAAAGCATCGGATAAAAGGTGCCCAGAACAACCGTAAGCATGGCAACAGAGAAAACAATATTGCCCAGCATAAACAGAAAATCTTTGCTCATTACCGATTGCACCGGCTCTGAGCTCACTTTATCAGAGCGCGCCAGCAGCGAGCCAAACCCGGCAACAACCAGAACAAACAGAATAAGAAGCAGGATAATGCCACGGGTCGGATCCACGGCGAAGGCGTGAACCGAGGTCAGTATTCCCGATCTCACCACAAAGGTGCCCAGTATGCTCAGGGTAAAGGTCATAAAGGAAAGAAACAGAGACCAGCGAACCAGCGACCTTCTGTGAATGCCGGCAATCAGGCTATGCAGCAGCGCCGTACCGGTAAGCCATGGCAACAAAGAGGCATTTTCAACCGGATCCCAGAACCACCAGCCACCCCAGCCCAGTTCGTTATAGGCCCACCAGGCACCCAGTACAATTCCTGCGGTTAGAAAGCTCCAGGCAAAAAGGGCGTATTTTCTTGCATATAGCAGCCACTGCTCTTCGTTCTGCTTATTCCACAAAGCTGCCATCGCCAGAGCAAAGCTGGAGGCAAAACCGATATAGCCAACGTATAAAAGTGGCGGATGGAAAATCAGTCCCACATCCTGAAGCATAGGGTTAAGGTCCCTTCCCTCTTCAGGGATAATGGCGTTCACTTCAAAAGGGTTGGATGCAAAAAGGGTAAAGAAGGCAAATGCTGAGACTAAAAACAGCGATGAGCAAAGCGCATAATTTAAAAAGCGAGCCGAAATTTTCCGGTTGATAAAGGCAATTGCCGATGACCAGCAAGCCAGCATCACCACCCAAAACAGCAAAGAGCCTTCATGTCCGCCCCAGACAGCGGCGCCTTTAAAGAAAACCGGAAGCTGAGAATTCGAATGGGATGAAACATAAGCAAGCGAAAAGTCGTCGTAAACAAAACAGCCTGCCAGTGCAAAAACCGATATCAGAGAAAAAGCCACACTGAAATGAGCCGCCGTCAATTGAACAGATACCGGCTCACTTTTACTGAGCGTTATATCATACAGAGATTTTACAACGGCAAGCAGAGAGGAGACTGCAACGAGAAGAAGAGAAAAGTGTCCGATTTCAGCTAACATAATACCCTTGAAGAAACATCATATTATCGTCATAACGGGAATGACGACGGAGTTGGAATATCCCCAACGTCATCCCGGAAAATGCGAAGCTTTTATCCGGGATCTACTGTCAACGCGTTGTAGAGTAAAGGCAAACCTTAAACCATACAACGCGCTTCAGCCAGATTCCCGTTTTCACGGGAATGACGACAGGATTTAAATGTCCCACTACGCCTTCACAACGATAACGACGGAGTTGGAACACCAACTCCCTAAACTACGGTCAACTGACCAGCATACAGAATAAACGTACGCAACATCAAAACACCAATCAAGCTTAATGTGGTCACCAGTGCCACAAACCCGACTTTGTGTCTCACTTCAGAAGGCGCAAAGGTGTTCAGAGCAAGCGGTATCAGCATGCCAAAGGCGATGACTCCCCACCAGAACCACGAAGCCCAGAAGCCACTTCCGATTGCTGCGTAAACCGCTTCCTGTGCTCTGCCGCCACCGAAAATCATACCGGTGAAGAAAGCCACAAGAACAAACAGCTCAAACAGTACAACCGGACGCTCAAAACTGTGCACCCACTTAATAGTCGCACTACCCGTTGACTCTTTAAACACCACCGTACCAAACAGCATGCTCGCCGCCGCACCAGATGAAAGACTGGAGAACAGGAACAGAATTGGCAGAATTGGGTTATTCAGCATAGGGAAACTCTTCAGCGCAGACAGCAGGAAACCTGTGTAAGCAGCAAGAGCGAACGCCTGAATCGCCAGAAGCCATTCAATGCTGTTTTCGAACTTCTCTAGCTTCGCAATGATGTTATCAACAAAGTTCAGTTTGCCTCTGAATAGCGTATTTAAAAAATCCATAATGGTTTTTCTGAAAATAATCGCAATCCAGGCAAACAGGAAGATCATATAAGTCTGGAACAGAATCACACCCATAGACATTACCGAAGTAACGTTAAAGTTGATCATGATTTTCCAGAACATCAGCGGCTTAGTCAGGTGGAACACCAGAATAGTCAAACCGGCAATAATACCGAAC is from Vibrio sp. JC009 and encodes:
- a CDS encoding heme lyase CcmF/NrfE family subunit, encoding MLAEIGHFSLLLVAVSSLLAVVKSLYDITLSKSEPVSVQLTAAHFSVAFSLISVFALAGCFVYDDFSLAYVSSHSNSQLPVFFKGAAVWGGHEGSLLFWVVMLACWSSAIAFINRKISARFLNYALCSSLFLVSAFAFFTLFASNPFEVNAIIPEEGRDLNPMLQDVGLIFHPPLLYVGYIGFASSFALAMAALWNKQNEEQWLLYARKYALFAWSFLTAGIVLGAWWAYNELGWGGWWFWDPVENASLLPWLTGTALLHSLIAGIHRRSLVRWSLFLSFMTFTLSILGTFVVRSGILTSVHAFAVDPTRGIILLLILFVLVVAGFGSLLARSDKVSSEPVQSVMSKDFLFMLGNIVFSVAMLTVVLGTFYPMLFQLFGLGKISVGAPYFNALFAPLTFVALLLMAVAPWLNWGEEKAPAAKSKLLGILIAASLILGFVLYRAQYAQTEMMPLVTWSLSSFVVLTLILRLLRLPDNAIRLKVLPMLLAHLGVAIAAVGSSMNAYHSVETSAKMAEGSEVVFSRFDLDFEQLELFVGPNYTAERAHMKVNGGLYVIPERRHYAVRVMNMTEPGIKNYWHGDLYITLGEKLKDGSFAVRIQYKAYVMWLWFGGILMVIGGGLGLFTRKDLKVVNVGQ
- a CDS encoding DsbE family thiol:disulfide interchange protein produces the protein MKLGIFALVIAVVFGAFIYALEGDVTASNQAMLNQPVPEFTLQDLAEPSVERQTKDVLPGKYSLLNVWASWCAACREEHGFLIELKNQGVLIYGVNYRDQRKDALKVLDELSSPYQFTLYDHQGSLALDLGVIGAPETFLISPDGKILTRFSGVLDRKVWDEQFVPMMKEAR
- a CDS encoding DUF882 domain-containing protein, encoding MLSRRNFLKLTTGSVALASIAPSIVLASSVDKSQMIPREISLNNLHTGERLKTCFFDGENFVEEALDDIARLCRDFRRNEVFPIDKRLLVQLDNIRNQLGTTAEIQIISGYRSPATNEMLAAKSGGVAKKSMHMRGKAIDFRIPGVDLKKVQKVALAQKAGGVGYYEKSNFVHIDTGRVRFW
- a CDS encoding cytochrome c-type biogenesis protein, with protein sequence MRKAILFFVQIFILTLTFTASAEQSVDSQIFYDSNKEIAIKADLFEFDSEEQRMQATELARQLRCPQCQNQNLIESNSPVAKDLRLRVFEMVKAGDSEEEIVEYMTQRFGEFVLYDPVVSSRTYVLWFLPLLLLVIGVVVAVKSVSRKN
- a CDS encoding IS110 family transposase, which encodes MKYSTVIAIDLAKSVFQVCKMNFDGKIIFNREMSRKKLLEFLAREKATLVAMESCSTTNYWARYAKEQGHEVKAIAPRRAAAFRQGQKTDANDAIAIAIAATQSQIKSCRIPTVEEQCQQSIVHMRDLLVRQKVSISNQLRSYLLEFGIPITKGDKALREAIPYVLEDADNGLTGQFRACLSQMYEQFINLIEQVEAFTQQLQQSIAQDKVCRRLQALEGVGPVCSVLLKVALGQAEHFSKGREASACLGLTPVQHSSGGKQKIGSIAKKCGHNMLRSALFRGALTVVCKLEKREARTGKEQWLKDLTTRRGKKVAAIALANKTVRTALAMIKSDEEYKPQPLVA
- the ribA gene encoding GTP cyclohydrolase II codes for the protein MAEVRARVALKVGLKSDIDAEILSFSGLKSDKEHVALIFKSADQSEKTPLVRMHSECLTGDVFHSSRCDCGEQLDETINKMGQEGGIILYLRQEGRGIGLYNKIDAYTLQSQGMNTYEANNHLGFGDDLRDFTDASMMLKALGITKIRLVTNNPKKINDLKELGIEIEEVIHTIAHVKDGNENYLKAKVSHGKHQLDID
- a CDS encoding MBL fold metallo-hydrolase, which produces MSLKYKVVPVTSFAQNCSIVWCDETMKGVVIDPGGDEKQLSALIKELGVEVETLLLTHGHLDHVGGTERLAEMESAQIVGPHKDDNFWLQGLEGQSQMFGFPLTTAFEPNQWLVEGDEVTFGNQSMKVIHTPGHTPGHVVFYSEEAKLAFVGDVLFNGGIGRTDFPKGDFNTLIDSIKTKLWPLGNDVEFVPGHGPSSTFGRERASNPFVADEMPLY
- a CDS encoding L,D-transpeptidase family protein encodes the protein MLITLLFSLTAHAFEDFYQQNWVVRNSPLDATLVNRDHLGALYRQRDFQFIWFSPQASQQLEAQLSFLYYSNISPDFSKRYEKLRMYRLQHDMFSYDILATDTLINYVSYVKSAAAEGGSWYYTAPVSQPLSGFDTKDFQALVNAINGQKLEQYIHSFAPPNFDYYQSAAKDLIHFIGLGDTGVYHQRGLKRKGDALKSKPELLNRLEVAGMDISAVNRENRLFDKPLERVVKAFQKQHGIKVDGIIGENTLGWLNFPLEDRLRSLAINAERARLVPKKRDSLIVVNVPGFNLSYWHEGEPVFSAKVIVGQQERKTPIMNIRLYSMVVNPTWNVPKKIFYEDLLPKIQHDLTYLENFHFKILKNGYDGEEVDPTTIEWQNYTEDTYFPYQVRQDAGARNALGYYKFNTPNNHAIYLHDTPSKYLFDTDTRTYSSGCIRIQHAEKFASILLETQGIKSDLIEVKESNEKVSIPMKKSIPVSIIYQTAWYQSGYINYRKDVYEYDMRKGELNNKEDFSVILSNYQ
- a CDS encoding MarR family transcriptional regulator codes for the protein MRLAHKRKVQMKLQKRLKLTVGTKLVTPQAEKKTAAVAEKVVAEKVESVAKKAEVSLTPKQQQVLDIVAKNAEGINPKGIGLEAGQEDAKAASWATGALKKLLEENLVVKEQLAGNKVIYKAC
- the nrfD gene encoding cytochrome c nitrite reductase subunit NrfD, with the protein product MAEAFAVPLVWDWIIAVYLFLAGMSAGCVMISLYLKRKVIEGDPARDGVLKTMAWAAPFGIIAGLTILVFHLTKPLMFWKIMINFNVTSVMSMGVILFQTYMIFLFAWIAIIFRKTIMDFLNTLFRGKLNFVDNIIAKLEKFENSIEWLLAIQAFALAAYTGFLLSALKSFPMLNNPILPILFLFSSLSSGAAASMLFGTVVFKESTGSATIKWVHSFERPVVLFELFVLVAFFTGMIFGGGRAQEAVYAAIGSGFWASWFWWGVIAFGMLIPLALNTFAPSEVRHKVGFVALVTTLSLIGVLMLRTFILYAGQLTVV